Within Paralichthys olivaceus isolate ysfri-2021 chromosome 14, ASM2471397v2, whole genome shotgun sequence, the genomic segment TCTGAGGACCCCTCATTTATGTCCCTTGGAATAATTGGACATTCTTTACACAACAGGAATATCCcagatattaaatatatataaatattttcaccatgtCATCACAGAATACTCATATTTAATGATCATTTTAACACACAGTGTGCCAAGGACCCCCGGGTGTCTTTGAACCCCCATTAGAGAATCGCTATAGTATGCTGCATTTCTGTGCACAGCTAGTTTTTCCTTGGCTGCAGTGAACGTCTACACTCAGTTGACCCGATGTTATCGAAAATGATCTAATTTCTTTGGGTTTCACCATCTCACCTTCCACAGAAATGTCCTGGATGGCGAAGCGGAGGATGATAGTCCAGATCATTCCGAGAGTCATCTTTACATTACCGTCCACAATCTCTGAAAGGCAAACAACCCGTAAAATTTGGTTTGCACAAgactgatgaaaaaaatctgattatcACCCTGATCCATATATGTTCAAATATACAGGAAAGCTGCGGTAACCTTCAGCTCCAATGGAGACCAGTTTCACTCCTTTGCTTGTGATGAACTCCAGAGCTTTGTTGACATTAGCAATCTTATGAAACCGCATCTTCCCTCTGTCTGGCTTGGGTAACCTCTCTCCTGCAAACAGTATTATGTAATGGTCAGCTATTTATGTAACTGGATGTGATCATTACTTTAGACAAAGAAATTGAAAAGAATCGAGAAGACATGAACTGATGACATTTTTTCTTGAGTGGGCTGACCTGAGATaacttccagcagcagcatcagtttCAGTCCATTCCTGAAGTCTTCCTCGATATTTTCAATTTGAGTTCCAGCTTTCCTCAGGTGGGAGTTACACCAGGCCGTGAAGGTCTAACAAGGAAAAGGGACAAAAACGTGGGTGACCGTGAAAACTGCAGCTATTTCCACACTTCCTGCTACTGATGCATCACACTGAAGGCTTGATATTCCCCTCTGCAGAGGACCAGAACAAACTGAAGCAGTTCACAGCTTAACACGTCGTCACTTCAAGACTGCATTTCAAATCAATCTTAACCTGTTTGACCAGTGCTACATTTTCCGATTAACCCTCAGTGACCCTTCAGTGTCTGGTTTCTTGCTTTTTCCTGCTGTGGCTCCATAACAGCGATCAGGTGAAACGTGGGCTCCTGAAAAACTGTAAATCACTATCAGACGGGCTCATTGTCTTTCTCCTCCTATTTTTACAAAGTCTCTCTcaacagccacagcagcagagtttaCAGGCGCTCAGCACGTTTAGGGATGAAAGCTGGGAGCCGACCACAGAGCACATTCCGACCGATACAAGGTGTTAAATTTAGACGGCTCTGCTGTGCCTCACGATAAGAGGGCGGGAGGGGAAAAAACCGTCGAAACGTCTTACCGTGTCAACATAAGTGAAAATGTCACGTGGATGCAGAACAAGTTCCCCCCCTCACGTCCCTTTCTCTCACTGTGATTGGCTACAGCTGCATGGAGATAACTTTATCACATGTATGCTGTTCTTCCTGGTCACACTCATTACTGTGCTGACGTATGAGGACGGGCAGGCGTGGTGAAAGAATGGGAGCATAGTTGaaatttcatatttaaaatcagGTTCAGGATCAACCACAAGGACGAATATGTTGTTGTCTGCCATGGTAGAACAATCATTCAAAGAAGCTGGCTTTCGTTTTATAAGAGCTTGAATCAATGAGGagatcagtaaaataaaacaacatacaaaaacaatatttttctcttttatttagaaaaaccttttcttttacttggaCTGAAATGTTCCAGATAAATCATTGGAAGTAAGACATTGTGCAggagtttctttcttttctctgacttATTTCATCCATCTACTGGAggtttttaatgacattttggTCTTTTACTTTTCACCCTCACTCAAAGAAATAGAGTCAGGGGTCAAAGTGTGAACCTGACACTGGGTAAGAGATTCATTAGCTGTTAGCAGTGAAGTCACTCATTAATTTTTAGCAGTTCTCTTTTCTTAATTAGTGTATTTTCACATATATAGCATTATTGGCAAAGTGACATTAATATATATCGAAGCACTTTCCATCCCTTTGTTCTTAAACATCCTTTCACCCAGAGGGATTGGACTGGGTGCCCTTCCAGCCGCTCAGGTTTCTCCTCTGGGTGCTGGTTCAAAAACAGATTTACCAGCTTCAGACTAAATCACATTCCACACTGAGTGGGTCCCCAGGCTCGATGTGACATTGAACTGCTGCCCTCcttgatgaatgaaaaaaaaaaaaggagagaaaagaacgtggcctgctgctcctccaaatTTGACTCGGCCACAATTGCAAAACCCGTCTGCCCACTTTCCGAGCCCCTCCTCCCGCCACCGccgcctccctcctccctctgcagcaCAACTGACCAGTGACGATTACAGCTAAAAATATTCATGAATCACATCCAGTGCGGACCAACCCCGTCACTGCCTTTGGGGCCTCGCTGGGTCAGAGGATGACCGCTCGTGTTCAGAAGGATGGAAAAATAGAAAACTGAATGTTGAAACACGTTGAAATATTcatcttcccttttttttacatctttagAACCTAGATGAGCACATCCACTTTTTATCCATAACACGTTtgcactttcactttctctgatgTAACTTGGTTTAAGGTTTAGCTTCACACGACGGAGCACTGATGACTTTTAACCATCTCCTTAATAAACCTTTCTGAGTCagataatagattttttttagagTCCACATAGGCACAGTCCCATTAATACCCAGTGAAGAAAAGCTAATACAGCTGCTGGTGGGATTTGAAATAAGCGGACTGCACCACAACATGAGGTGGACAAAAAATTTAAGGCGATtgaaaagaaattatttttgaaaaagcaACTAAAAGTGGCCCCTGATGAAGGAATCAAAACCCATCCTGCATGGCAACACTTATATACTGTGAACATATAGGCTGGAGTATTTAACAAGCTGCTGGGACACAAATTCATCACCTTCCTTTGTTGTTTCATCAGCTCTGATCACTGTGAACAGCTGCTGGCATGACCACCTCTCTCCAGTGAGCACTTGTCAACTCCAAATTACAATCAGTAAAAAAGATAAACACTGGAAACATGGTGCATATGGACCAGGGACCTGATTATCATACTGTTGCCAAAAATACACAGTTCTGTCATGTCTGCAGGGGCCACACATGGAGGTCATGGGGTCTGGAGCTGTTCGGACTCCACTTGtgcagaaaagcagcaaatctaATGCCTGGGTCAACTTGTAAAGCCCTAATAAAAGTGTGTGAGGCCGGGGATGTGTATCTGAGAGGAGCTGGTGCTGGTACAATATTTCTGCGTGGTTTCTATAAACAAAAGAATCCCGCACCAAGGACACTGGATTAACTCAGTATAATGCCTTTTGGTCCCGGGGTTTAAAATTAGACGCAGCGTCCATTCTAATCCCGAGAGCGTCATCATGTGTCGGGAGCATCTGTTGACAGCTCGCATTCCGCGCGTATCAGCGGGGGAGAGAGGCGGCGCTGCGCGGAGCCGCTGGAAGCTGGAGCGGCTATTGTTAGCTGGTACCCGCCGCATCCCTCCGCCAGGGCCCCCCTCCCCACCGCCGGAGCCCCGGGGCCGGGTCAGGGCTCAGGCATGCAGGCAGAACCAGGCCGGAAGTGGAGCGTCAAAATCAAACAGCACCATCCAGCAGTGGCGGATCTGGAggttttctaaatcagggggggggggggggcacagaggggccaattgtATGTGCAACATGCATGCACAGTTCCTGAATCAGTGAAGTGCACATTTATGTCATTATGATTATTGTTATAACTCTATTGCTTTGAGCAAAGCAAAGCGACGTTGAATGTATTTTGATCCTTTTTCAACAGCATTGTCTACTAAGAGCTTATGAATTAGAAAATCTAtgcaaattatattattattattgttatatttattgCTAGTATGTGACTTAATAATAACTTACTGAGAGGTCTGAGGCACTTAAGGGACGATCAGATATCGGCCCATGACCCCACCCCTGGTTCTGGCCTTCTTTCTTTATGGTTTCTTTATGGAGCCacaatttaaacaataaataaaatctatatTAACACATATCCACGACTAATGTGTCAGAGAGCCATCTCATTTGTACAgtcttcatttttattgttgttttaccTTCTTGTGGAGAACTCTGTTCAGAAAAGTGTCGTTTAAATAAAGCTAtagttcttattattattattattattattattactacacaGCAAGTTGGGTTGGTTCGTAATATTTGGGTTCGTAGTGGTTATTCACATTGTCTATCTGTCTTAACCTTCATGCACAGAGTTAGTTACATGAAAACTCAAATAGATTTActtaattaaaaagacaaacatgacTCTCTATGGCATAGTAAGTTGTTAAATGCtcctgaattttattttattttgaaagtctcaACCGGTAGTCCAACTTCATCTTGTTGCATTAACAGTCTCAACAGATCCGTGTAAAACTACGTTTTAGATTCctacacattatatatacatacatctttaaaatacatgaaataaacattttaaacgtTTACTACAATGCTGGTTCACAGCAGCTCTGCACCAATCACAAAGCAGCTCGAGTTCCTCTGATCCAGGTTTAATGTATTTGATTCAAACTtactttcctctgctgctgctcccagGCCGGATCCAGCAGCATGTCCCGGTCCCACTCATCCTCCTGCATCATGTACACATCCTCGAAGCCATTGTCGTAGTGGACCGTGGTCTCCACCTgggtcatcatcatcatggtgCCGTTCACTTCTCTGTTTCCCCAACAAACTCAAACCCTTGTTATTCCTGAGACTGTGATGTAGACGAGGAGATAAGTTTCctgacttcttcttctctcacgCTTGCCCTTGTCCTCCCGTCCTGACACACGTCTGGCCCTGGTGCCACAGATGAACCAGCGGCCGTGCCATTAGTACTGGGTGGTCACATGACGCCTTCATACCTAAAACCCCCCCCACTcaaacacccacccacccacaaaCTGCGGCAGGAGACCTCAGGTCAATAGAACAGTCtttattgtagaaaaaaaaatcagactttcatttaaaacaaaacaaaacaaaaacatgggacatataaataaaatgcttcTTCCTTGAAAAACCATTATATTCTCACACTCTAAAAAGCGTTGGTCGCTGACACTGTTACAAACCAACTAGAATCAGTCGCGCTATAAAGTAAAACAAGTATTTAAACTTGTTATGGCACAATGTGGTGTATCCAGTCCACTCCACCGCTTCCTAATGttcttgttctgttgtttttaggCTCGTGCAAAACACTGGGACAATCGCGGATGAACAAACATCACAACTTAAATTTAGCAAAATATAACACTTGGCTTTAACGCAGCATATTGGATGAATGGAACTGTAACCTGGTGTGAGCTGTGCGCATGCATACACACGGTATGTTCAAGTACAACCAATCTAACAATAAGTGTGGACATTCAGACGAGTTAAAAACACTGACGTTTTGAGGCAGACCAACAATGACTGTAATATGAGATGATGCATGGCATAGGTTTTCCTTCCCCGACCAGTTTATGTGCCGAGTCCTTTCATTCCTTTCACAGAGCACTTTCTTTACCTTTTATTGCTAAGTTATTAAAAGGAGAGTTTGCTAAAATTTTAATCAGTGAACCTGCTACATGTCAGTTCTTTGTTAAATTATATGCATGGAACAACCCTGGGAATTAACTAGTTTGTGGAAATTATTTGTCTGCTATGAAGGAGGAGCATGTCATTTTACAGAGAAATAATTTACAGCCACCATTTCTCATTGTTTGCCAAGGAGGTCATGGTCCATTGATATGTTTGTATCTCAGCAGGATTGtacaaaaaatactgaaatgattaccatgaaacttggtggaacatgggccaagaaagaatccatttAATTTTAGCACGGATCCGGAACAAAGGAACAGAACCAGTGCTTTTCTAGTTCTTTCACATCAGGTCTTTCTGATATTTTCAcaaatttcccagagaataattcatggatcttgatggacacaaaaaaagaagtgaCATATTTTGGGTACTGATATCATGTAgctgtagtttttccttactcttgttgaggttTAAGACCTCTGAGACAAATtgagatttgtgaatatgggctatacaaataaaattatatttaaatgtaggattgttgggccttgatggaggtacgtgcaattttatttgtttttaaaactcatTTCATTCTCTCAAAAACCACAGCTCCATGTGCTCTGTTAATGAAATGAGTATACTGCATCAGACTAGCCTGTATgtaagaaatgaaaactgtccctttaaggtTCAAAATGGCAGGGCGGAGGCTGGTCCTGACAGATGCCACCTCACCACAGAGCTATGGTTCATACAGAGTGCAAAGAAAGAACCTGGGAGTGAAAAAGAACACGCGTGTTTCTCAAAACCACCCGACAACCTTAAGAACATGTCTGTCAGAGCTATGCTAACACTGTCCAGGGGCTCCACGTTAACCCAAACAAACTGTGGGGGCTCGGAGCGTAACAGCTGGGAAAAACAGGAGTGTTTTGAAGAGAGGGAGTGAGCCCCATTTATTCACATGTGTCATCTGTGATCTGCAACAGTGTCCTGTGGGCACAAGGAAGGGGAGACGGGGGGCAGAGCTGTGACGaggagatttgttttttcatcattcGGTTTCATTTAGGCCACAAGGTCGCCGCCACTCCTGGCCTCGCTCGTGGATCCATTTGTTTGATACTAAAGAcggaataaagaaaacaatcagaaCTTGAGACCCAGAACATATGTACACCCATCTTTTAAACCCAAGACTACATCTGTCTTGCTTTCAAATTAAAGCTCACCCCACTTGTTGCCCACCAACACTGGGCACGCTGCATGTCGGGTGCTGTAGTCACCCTCCCCGCTAGCAAACAAATTGTACCAGAACACTGCAGTACCCTGGAACACACAGACAACAGGCAGGAGAGGTTAGCAGCAGTGAACAACCTCCAGGAACAGAGTATCAGTCTCAATATCCTAAACTGACTAAAATTaagcattttgacattttaaataataattagaaataaactgagtacatatttgtttgtctgtgattaCTTAAATGTATGGAAAATTGAGAAATGTTCTATAACACAGACAAATTGGCTTTTTACATGGATGAGAGAATTCTGTTGTGTGACAACATGGCACAGCattaataaattcatttttatttgtgttcatattaacctataaaacaaatgaaaacagctgGGAATTCCATATATTGAACTAACATTTAGTGAGACAGTAATAGTGGATGTTATGAAGTGAAGTATGAGAACTTATTTACCTTTCGGGGCCAAACTGCTGCACCAACATCTGGAAAAACTGTGGCTCCACCTGCTGAGACATCACTCATCTACAACAGAGAGAGTTCAGGGGTCATGTCACTACAGGGGGAACATTTATGTtaacattcaaaacaaaatgtatgtttgtcTTCAATCTAGGTTGACTGGTTATGATCCCATTTGATATTTTGCTTCATCCCTTTCCCACTTCCATCAAATACAGCTTCCTCCTTACTGCCTGATAGTGTAGCAGGTCCCACTTTAACTTGTATGTTACTTTGGTGAGTATGGGACTACTCAGATTCTATCGCcgtatttttttctcctgttttcctATTCATGTCCTCgctgtttaaaatgtatatacatgtaaataaagaGTGAGTGTCACATGTAGAATACTGAGTAAAGAGTAAATTTGGCCAGAAAATACTTTGTATTCAACAAGTTCACTCACGTAGAAAAGCCATGTTGCGATGCGGTTCCCAGTGCCGAGCTCTTTGAAAGCATCTGGCTCATCTTTCTGTGGAGAAGAGTAAACATCAGGTTTAACGTCCTGCCATGTTACCACTACCTAGAAATGAACTTGTCAATTACAAAGGGTCTTACCCTTCCAAAGTCAAAGTGAGGTTCGTATTGACCTCCAACACCATAATTCGCAACCTGTAGAGATCGATAAAATATGATTTAGGTCTCACAAATGTACCAAACAGTTTTCCCAACAATAATGACATTTACAAAACAAGGTTTCCCAaagactgtttatttttttacatgcaaataTAAACTATGTAGGTTCAATAGAAACAAGGTCTGGATTTTTACCTGCAACTCTTCTGCAGTGTCCATTTCCAGCCCTGTGAGATCTTCAATTCTCTGGTTGATCTTTTCAATCAAGGGGTCTTCATAGCCAGTGAGCCATGCACTGGAATACAGGATGGAAAGCAGACCGGTTGAGAAATAAGGGCAACATGCACAACCGTTCGTCAGTGAGGGACACATTTGTCCACTAGATGGTGGTAAAGATTTCTTCTAAAACAGGCGACAGAGATCTCATGCTGCAAACTTGCCATGACAAGCTCAAACAGAAAGTGAAGCTGTGCGTTACTATCAGATGACAGGAAAATGAAGTGGAgaggaaaatgtaaaagaaaagaaaaacccaaGATTCAGATACTCCAATCAGCTCAGGGTACATGGTTGTCCTGAATTCAGACTGAGTCTTGTGGACATTTTGCACACGTGTCTGGTTGAGGACTGACACAATATTTTCATGGATTTAACCCTGACACTACCTGCCTTTCATACTCACTCCCACACCCCAGTCTGAGTGAAGGCTGCTCTGCTCTTAACTGAGCTTGCAACAAACTATTTCTGGTAAACGATTAAAACATGTCACAACTCATGTTCTGCAGACCACATTAAAGAGTTAATtggctcttttttttcaattatccaCATATAAAAAACCCATCCAACCACACTGTGTATTAAGAACCATGTTATTACTATAAAGTCAGCATCACACgagacaaatacaaaattaaaaaataaattccaaaACTCAAATTTAGTGAATTTCTTCAGGCATCTGACTCAAGTCCCACCCCTGCAAGGTGACATTTTATCAGACTTTCTAactggaaatgtgtttgtgtgattctaTTTTATCATTCAAAGTTTGTGTTTATAATGAGTAATAATCTTAGACGGAATGCTGGACCAAATGTGAGCCAACAAATTCTTTCCTTATGGGAGACGGGTCAGCCTCTTCTGAGTTCATCCATCTGTTGCATCTCACTAGATTTGCAGTGAATTTGGAAATACGTGCTGGCcagcacgtacacacacaaaacatgaaagGGACACCACACCCTTATGGCCACATCTCCACACTCACATTTATTACCAGGAGGAGTAAAACCAAAGAAACTTGGGGTTTTGGTGGGATGCCAAACCTTCTATTTTTAGGGTGGGGTGAACGTTTAACAATGACAAATATATCTGCAAAATAAATTTAAAGTACATTTGCAGTTTACATCTGTGTATTTGCACATCCAGACTCAAGTTTTGGAAGTTTCTTGCTGATATAGAAGTTAAAGAAGCACAGTAGAGCCACAGCAGCTGTCATGAGCTCGTATGAGAATGTGATACAGCCTCATTCCTGGAAAGTGCAATTGGGAATAGAGATTTCCTGGACATCACATACTGTACAActtgaggtaaagaaaacagccTGTCAACTGCGCAGTTCTATGAAAATACCAAAATTATTTAGGCAAAGACAAGTTCAGTTACACCAAAAAACGAAAGAGGAATATTTAACTtggtttaaatgattttttaGCACAGTTTGGTGTCTTGGTAGAGAAGTGCTAAACTTTTCACTTGAACCAAATTAAAACCGCATCTGTTAAGTTTTCATGGTGGAAacttaacattttcattgttgttccGTGGTTAGCTTGGTGCACGGCTGAATTAGTGTGTCAGCCAGGGCGCAGAGATAAAGATGGAGTTAAATATGGAGGAGGGGAAGGTGGCCCTCCCTGTAGACCTGTGCCCCTTACCTCTTGGAGACTCTGTACTGGGCTGTAGTGAGTTTCCCAGTTTTGGGGTCATGCACCGTGGCTCGCCTTAACTACAGTAGTTCCGCGGCACAAGGACACAAAggttgagggggaaaaaaagattacaaaaaggagggggggaaaaaaggacaGTTTGGTTCACACAGGAGGATGAGTGGAAAGCAAGAGAAGgaatgagagagaaataagagagagagagagaaaaggcagaTGTGGTCACTAGTTGTCAATGTTATTCTTCAGAAAGCCCAAGAGACGTGTTTCATGAGGCAATGCTAGAAACCAAATCTCATTTTCAGAAACTGGATTTAACGACTCTGATACACATCCTGGCTCAAAAAAAAGCAACTATGTTAATATTAACTGGCAGAAGAAGTAACACACTTTCCCCCTCCTCTAACTTCTTGTGTTACTTTTCTATAGCAGACTCCTGAGCAGAAACATATCCACACAAGTTCcacaagagcagcagcagaatccaaACAATATTCCTCCAAAGAACAGTTGTTCCAATGATACAtgtatcttgtttttcttcaattTTTGAAATAGCACCACAAGATAATGAATTTGGAAAAAGCAAGACCTATAAACCAAAATGTGTATGCTCTGATTATTCTCATTTGGATCCTGTGCTTCAGCTCAAGAGCCTTTGAGCTTTGGTAGGGGCGGAGAAACGGCGAAATCGATATGGACAGACAGGAATACACAGGAGAGATGGAATGACACGCTGAGGGAAAAAGGAGAAATCCTCACTTTCCCCTCTCAGCTCTCTCCTACGTCATCCTCTGTTCTTGGCGGCTCCTGGCTCTGCCTTACCTTTTGCTGATCCGGTATGGAGCTGTCTCCAGCACTCCTGTGATGGGGTTGGAGATGGTGGCCCTGCGCAGCTGTGAAGCCAGGGACACGATTTACCCACACacaaagatgtgtgtgtctgtgtgcttgtcCAACATATGAACCAGCCTCACAGCTTTGACATCCCACCCCTCAACATTATCAACTCCAcagcagaaattaaaaaatccTAACACTCACTAGATTTTAATGATAAACTGTTGTGAccattgtgtttatgtatgacAAGGGAGCATGGAAGAAATACTTACTCTTGGCTTTGCCAGTTGCTTGACCCTTTCCATTTCTTTGTCTGAAATGATATCAAGGTAGCGGACAATGTAGGGGCGGTCCCACTCATCTTGCTGTTTGACAGGTGACAGCACATAACTGgggttgtgtttgttgtcaAAGTAACGACAGAACAGTCGGCTCTGCCTCCGGGGGGTCTACCAAGAGACAGGGAAAGACGTTATTAAGGAGGTATAAACTAAAAGTTGGAAATTGTGTGTCTCTTTGACTTCCTCACCATTCTGATGCCCTCCCCACGACAAAGCATCTCATACTTCTTCCTCTCAGGAACCTGCTGATTGGTGATGTTCTTTCtgggcttcttcttcttttcacttGTTCCTTTTATGCCTTGCTCCTTCTGCACTAGACGTTCACTCTCCTCAGCCTTTTTTTGCTTCTCCAACTGGAACTCAAAGTACTTCCGGTTGCCCTTGGCTCGCTGGTGCTCTGGGTCTACATAGGAAAAATCCAAAACCAACAGTATAGTAATACTGGTCATCACAAATAGCGATACAGGCTATCAGCTATACCTGGATGGTGTTTAGCACTGTCCAGATTCTACTTTATGAAAGTAATTCTGAAAAAAGCTGTAATAAAGCCATGTCCCATCTACAtggaggcagagtttatgacctacacaGCAGCCTTTCAATTAATGGCGACTAAGATGTTTTGGTTTCACTTCTGCTGTGTTGTCAATGCATTGAAAATATCACTTCCCTTTGCAAAACATGTTGTAAAAATACTTTGTGTATAGAGACTCACCCAGTTCAAGCAGCCTCATGGTGAACACAAGGGCGCGATCTATATCCCCCTGCTGGTAGATTGCATAGCTGAGGTAGTCAAGCACCGTCACCTTGTCTAAAGTGGACTCTTCTCCCTCATCGAGCTGCTTCAGGGCCTGGGCCATCCAAAGCTCTGTGTGGTAGTAATCAACATCGGAGTAGGCGATTTTCCCCAACTCGTAACAGTCCTCTACTGTCATATGGCTCTTGTGTTTCACTCCTAGTGTGTAGAGGGTACAAGATGGAAGCATtaacataaaaaactaaatcacattGCTTATAATGCAAATCACACAGAAACCAGGAATAACCTTCTGTTGCTTCACACTCACTTTGTTTGTGATTTGTATTAATAACTTCCTGAAAAAAGGTTGACCACAGATAGATGTGGTGTGCACTGATTTAAGGCCCTTACCAGGAAGGTCTCCTACAGAGATTGTGTTAGCGTCCAATCTGTATGTGTCTTGTAATCGGAGGAGAGCTTTAGCAGCCCCAGTTTGGTCCTCATCTGTCGGGAAGTACTGTCTCTGGATGGTGAGGTTGGAAATGAATCCTAGGAGAGATAGACAGAAAAGGACAGAAGAGATATAGGATGATTCTGtgtggaataaataaaactcagCCTTGTGAAAAATATATACTCTTTCCAAATGCGACTGTTATCTTGAAAGATATAGTTCCATTAAGCCACatgtggagaaaatgaatgagtcATGTTCTCTTTTACCTCAGAAACTTCTACTGAAATACTGTATGTCTGGAACAAATATGCTGCACAACATAAATAAAGATCTTCCCTGGATTTgtgttaaaattatttttctttaactttttgatttgctttaatttaattattatcGGATCTGGCACAAAACACCAAACTACGAGGTAGTATCGGCATACAAGATTGTTGTTGAGTTGTAATGTGAACCAGGTTTTCTTTATCCGTACCATCAGTGGTGTCACTGAGGACAAGGCTCTCCAGGTCACCCCACTCTGTGTTGAGTCTCTTCATCAATTTGAAGGCGTTcacaggatgccccaggaagcCCTCGGGGTCCAGTATGGCTGTGGCTGTCAACGAATCCAGCTTATCAGCCCACCTATCACAAAGAAAGTAATAAAGTAAGATGCATTGCTCACAATTGAATCCACAAGCAATCGTACATTTTAACAATAAGTGTTATGGACTGTTTATATGGACCATTTGGTACAATTGTGTAGATAGACGCATATATGTGTTTCATCCTTTTCCACAAACTCACCGTTTCACCTGTTCAAGCTTGTTCTCCTCTGCTTTGATGTAGTCCTTTAGAGAGGTGACGAGGTCTTTCTCTGTGTATAACAGATCTGTCATCTGGCCTGAGGAGTCAGAGACATAATCAGTACTGCAATGACGAATTACACATGGATTCACATCTTATCATTTTGTGTTGTAAGATGGCATTTTCTATGTTTAGTTAAATATGCACGTTCAGTGGAGAGACTATTTATTTAGAACATCAGTGCCATATGTTGCTTGATTTTTTTACCTATGGAGGTGAAGAAGTCATTGTGGGCTGAGAACAACGGCAGGCAGCTCAGCAACAGTAAGCACCAACTTAACAGCTCCATCCTAAACAAAGGGTGAGAGAAttaaattagttatttttaaaaagtacttgAAAACTGAAGGTTAATCATTGAGTGTCATGTGAGACCAATGTTGGCAGCACTCTCAAAACTAAAGATTTGTTTGAAGCAACTTTGTTTTTGCAATCTACAAATTGAAAACATGGTTGTTAgctctatttaaaaaaaaaaagtagcctTTAAGATCAGGGACGGTTTTAAAATGTTGAGGGTCAATTCAGATCCTGACAATACACATATAAACATGTGTTATAAGAGGCATTTA encodes:
- the p4ha1b gene encoding prolyl 4-hydroxylase subunit alpha-1b isoform X2; the protein is MLSSRMELLSWCLLLLSCLPLFSAHNDFFTSIGQMTDLLYTEKDLVTSLKDYIKAEENKLEQVKRWADKLDSLTATAILDPEGFLGHPVNAFKLMKRLNTEWGDLESLVLSDTTDGFISNLTIQRQYFPTDEDQTGAAKALLRLQDTYRLDANTISVGDLPGVKHKSHMTVEDCYELGKIAYSDVDYYHTELWMAQALKQLDEGEESTLDKVTVLDYLSYAIYQQGDIDRALVFTMRLLELDPEHQRAKGNRKYFEFQLEKQKKAEESERLVQKEQGIKGTSEKKKKPRKNITNQQVPERKKYEMLCRGEGIRMTPRRQSRLFCRYFDNKHNPSYVLSPVKQQDEWDRPYIVRYLDIISDKEMERVKQLAKPRLRRATVHDPKTGKLTTAQYRVSKSAWLTGYEDPLIEKINQRIEDLTGLEMDTAEELQVANYGVGGQYEPHFDFGRKDEPDAFKELGTGNRIATWLFYMSDVSAGGATVFPDVGAAVWPRKGTAVFWYNLFASGEGDYSTRHAACPVLVGNKWVSNKWIHERGQEWRRPCGLNETE
- the p4ha1b gene encoding prolyl 4-hydroxylase subunit alpha-1b isoform X1, which produces MLSSRMELLSWCLLLLSCLPLFSAHNDFFTSIGQMTDLLYTEKDLVTSLKDYIKAEENKLEQVKRWADKLDSLTATAILDPEGFLGHPVNAFKLMKRLNTEWGDLESLVLSDTTDGFISNLTIQRQYFPTDEDQTGAAKALLRLQDTYRLDANTISVGDLPGVKHKSHMTVEDCYELGKIAYSDVDYYHTELWMAQALKQLDEGEESTLDKVTVLDYLSYAIYQQGDIDRALVFTMRLLELDPEHQRAKGNRKYFEFQLEKQKKAEESERLVQKEQGIKGTSEKKKKPRKNITNQQVPERKKYEMLCRGEGIRMTPRRQSRLFCRYFDNKHNPSYVLSPVKQQDEWDRPYIVRYLDIISDKEMERVKQLAKPRLRRATISNPITGVLETAPYRISKSAWLTGYEDPLIEKINQRIEDLTGLEMDTAEELQVANYGVGGQYEPHFDFGRKDEPDAFKELGTGNRIATWLFYMSDVSAGGATVFPDVGAAVWPRKGTAVFWYNLFASGEGDYSTRHAACPVLVGNKWVSNKWIHERGQEWRRPCGLNETE